The stretch of DNA AGCAGAGGCAACTATCAAACGCATTGCAAATCATGAACCCTGCATGATCGTCTGCCCCCATATCAGCAACTTCGACCTGATGGGCTATGCACTGGCCATCCACAATGTGAAACTACAGGTGCTATCCTTCCCGAATCCTGTAACCACTTATCGTTGGCAAAATGAACTGCGGCAGAGGGAAGGGATCATCGTCACGCCCATGAGTCTGAGCGCCTTCAGACAAGCCCGACAGCGCTTGCGAGATGGGGGTAGCGTGTTGACCGGTCTTGACCGCCCTCTTGAAAAGACTTTTCAAGAAAAATATCAACCCAGTTTCTTTGGCTATAAAACATCGCTCCCTGTTGCCTATGTTCGCATGGCCCTGGAAGCCAGGGTGCCGGTTTATGTGTTTGCCGCTGCTTACCTGCCAGATGGAAAATATTACCTGGAAGGTTCGGAGCCCATCTGGATGGAACCTCACGATGACCTTGAAACAGAAACGCTGTCCAATGTTCACAAAGTCCTTCATGTTGCAGAAGAACTGATCAAAAAGTATCCCCAGCAGTGGGCGATGTTCTACCCGGTTTGGCCGCAATTTCTCGGTGTTTAAACAGAAAGGGAAACAATGTCAAACGTTGAAAAGCATAAAAGAGAAAATAAAATTTTGCTGGGGTTTCTCGAGCGCCCCGCCCTGCGCTGGCTGGCAGCGCATATGCCTGCCTGGGTAACCCCCGATATTCTCACCTGGATTGGGGTCGGTGCGTCTGTGCTGATTTTCGTCAGTTACGCCCTCACCAACATCAGCCCCAACTACCTGTGGTTAGCCAACCTGGGCTTCCTCCTCAACTGGTTTGGCGATAGCCTGGACGGCACCCTGGCGCGCTATCGGAAAATTGAGCGTCCGCGTTATGGCTTCCTGATCGATCACTGGGTTGACGCCATCAGCATCTTGCTCATTTTCCTCGGGCTGGGCCTCTCTCCCTATGTTGACCTGCAGGTTGCCAGCCTGGCTGTGATCAGTTATTTGCTGGTTTCAATCATGGTCTACCTGATCACCTACGTAACCGGCATTTTCAACATTACCAACGCCTATATCGGACCTACTGAATTTCGCGTGCTGGCGATCATTCTCAACACCATCATCTTCTTCAGCGGTGAAGTCACTTTCAAACTCCGCTGGGTGGGCGAGACGAGTTTATTCACCCTGGTGACCGGCGCCGTGGCTTTGATTTTGTTTCTGTACTTCATGATCAATACAGCCATCCAGGCACAAAAATTAAAGCTATTGGATGAAAAGCGCCTTGAGCGCAGGCTCGCCAAAGAGCGCAAAAACCAGGATACCAACTGATCCCATCACGGGGTTGCATTCACTGACCAGACCCAACCAAATGCCGACGCCTCTGCATCCGCCGCGGCGCCAGGCTTGAAAGATAATATTTAGCTTTATGATCAAGATTCTCCACTTTGCTGATGCCCACATCGACATGGCCAACTTTGGAAGGCATGACCCTGAATCAGGGCTTCCCCTGCGGGTGATGGATTTTTTAAAATCCCTGGACGAAATTATCCAATTCGCTCTCGCTGAAAAAGTCGACCTGGTCATTTTCGCAGGGGACACCTACAAAGACCGTTCGCCCGCACCAACCTTCCAACGTGAATGGGGAAAGCGCATTATGCAGCTTTCACGGGCGGGCATTCCAACGCTTTTATTAACCGGGAATCACGATATTTCTCCGGCGACGGGCCGTGCCCACGCCATCCAGGAGTTTGACACCCTGGAAGTGCCTCACGTGCATGTGGTGCATCAGCCCCAATTTCTCACGCCAGCTGACCTGGAAGGCCTGCCCGTTCAAATCATCGCCTTTCCCTGGATCTCCCGCTCGTCGATGATGTCCATGCTGGATCCCGGCAGTGTAGAACCTGGTCAGATCTATGCTGCGTTTAATGCCCACCTGGCTGAATTAATTGAGGACTGGCTGGATGCAGCAGATCCTGACCTGCCAATCATCCTGACTGCGCATGCCTCGGTTGAAGGCGCCCTGTATGGCGCAGAGCGCACGGTGATGTTGGGCAAGGACCTGGTACTGCCATATGCACTGGTGAAAAATCCAAGGTTTGATTATGTCGCCCTCGGGCATATCCATAAAGCACAGGATTTGAATAAAGATGCCCACCCGCCGGTGATCTACCCGGGCTCCATCGAACGGGTGGATTTTGGCGAAGTTGCTGACCGGAAATACTATGTCCTGGCGGAGGTCAACAAACAGAACACCAGGGTCACCTGGCAGGAATTGAAAAACATCCGCCCCTTTATCGACCTCCATGTCCGACTTGAAACAGACCAGGCCATCAACCAGACCCTTCAGAGTCACCTTCCACCCCCAGATGAGTTGCAGGATGCAATTGTGCGCATGGTGATCGAGTACCCGCGTGCCTGGGAACCCCTGATTGACGACAATCAGTTGCGGGAGTTAACAGCAGGCGCGTTTGAATTTCACCTCGTAAAACGCCCCCGCTTTGAGACCCGGGGGCGCCTGCCAGAAGGGCGCACAGCCAGCCAGCTCAGCGCCCTCGAACTGCTGAACTTTTACTGGAAGACAAGCTCCAGCAACCTGGATCAGGAAAGAGTACAAACTCTGAACAACCTTGCCAGCTCAATCATCGATGAAGTCAACATGCGGGAGTAAACTCTACGCCAGTTGGAGATCGCCCCTATAGTTTTTAACAATGGGAAACTTAAACGGGTATCCAGGGACAAGGTTTAATTTTTAAAAAGGCTGCCCCATCAGGAGCAGCCTTTCTCTTTTTTGGTCTACCAGCGCCTTATCGACTAAGCCAACCCACCTCTTTAGGCTTCTCTGAATTCGCCTTCGACGACGTCTTCGTCATTCGGGTGGGCGTCATGCTCAGGCGGTTGAGGTGCCGCAGCGCCAGCATCCGTGTGCTGGTAGGCTGCTTCTCCGATGGCCTGCAAGTCAGTTTGCAAGGTATCAATCAAGCTCTGGATGCGGGCTTTATCCTCACCCTGGATGGCTTCGCGCAGGTCGTTGACTTTGCTTTCCACGTTGGCGCGTTGCTCGGCGGTGACCTTCTCGCCCATATCCCTCAGCAGTTTTTCTGCCTGGTAAGCCAGTTGATCGCCTTGATTGCGCATTTCGATCAGGGCTTTACGCTGCTCATCTTCTGCGCGGTGTTTGGCAGCATCGGAAACCATCTTATCGATATCGGATTTATCCAAGTTGGTCGATGCGGTGATGGTGATCTTCTGTTCTTTTCCACTGGCTTTGTCTTTTGCAGTGACGTTCAGGATGCCGTTGGCGTCGATATCAAAGGTGACCTCAATCTGCGGGATACCGCGCGGCGCCGGCGGGATGCCGTCCAGGCGGAAGCGTCCCAGGCTCATATTGTCGCTGGCCATCGGTCGCTCGCCCTGCAGGACATGGATATCAACCGAT from Brevefilum fermentans encodes:
- a CDS encoding CDP-alcohol phosphatidyltransferase family protein → MSNVEKHKRENKILLGFLERPALRWLAAHMPAWVTPDILTWIGVGASVLIFVSYALTNISPNYLWLANLGFLLNWFGDSLDGTLARYRKIERPRYGFLIDHWVDAISILLIFLGLGLSPYVDLQVASLAVISYLLVSIMVYLITYVTGIFNITNAYIGPTEFRVLAIILNTIIFFSGEVTFKLRWVGETSLFTLVTGAVALILFLYFMINTAIQAQKLKLLDEKRLERRLAKERKNQDTN
- a CDS encoding lysophospholipid acyltransferase family protein, yielding MKYSEFKRLPFLFQILVLLGLILPRRVGLLIASLIGTILGSLKSLNPIKAIRANQWVIHNQQLTRKDLNRYPRVVFRSIAKCFFDYFYFLSRPEKLTEIVRFSPEAEATIKRIANHEPCMIVCPHISNFDLMGYALAIHNVKLQVLSFPNPVTTYRWQNELRQREGIIVTPMSLSAFRQARQRLRDGGSVLTGLDRPLEKTFQEKYQPSFFGYKTSLPVAYVRMALEARVPVYVFAAAYLPDGKYYLEGSEPIWMEPHDDLETETLSNVHKVLHVAEELIKKYPQQWAMFYPVWPQFLGV
- a CDS encoding metallophosphoesterase family protein, producing MIKILHFADAHIDMANFGRHDPESGLPLRVMDFLKSLDEIIQFALAEKVDLVIFAGDTYKDRSPAPTFQREWGKRIMQLSRAGIPTLLLTGNHDISPATGRAHAIQEFDTLEVPHVHVVHQPQFLTPADLEGLPVQIIAFPWISRSSMMSMLDPGSVEPGQIYAAFNAHLAELIEDWLDAADPDLPIILTAHASVEGALYGAERTVMLGKDLVLPYALVKNPRFDYVALGHIHKAQDLNKDAHPPVIYPGSIERVDFGEVADRKYYVLAEVNKQNTRVTWQELKNIRPFIDLHVRLETDQAINQTLQSHLPPPDELQDAIVRMVIEYPRAWEPLIDDNQLRELTAGAFEFHLVKRPRFETRGRLPEGRTASQLSALELLNFYWKTSSSNLDQERVQTLNNLASSIIDEVNMRE